From Fluviispira vulneris, a single genomic window includes:
- a CDS encoding dihydroneopterin aldolase gives MSAVPHNNKLLKKQEFCWIHITDLRVFLYLGANQYEEKIGQNLRLDLSLKIQINDTNDKLENTVDYSYVCEYITEKIKELNKIKLLEFLAEQLLNSIGSKFPKIAAARIAIEKGYVPLHNFTGKIKIEAEKEFY, from the coding sequence ATGAGCGCAGTTCCCCACAACAATAAGCTACTAAAAAAACAAGAATTCTGTTGGATACACATAACTGACCTAAGAGTTTTTCTTTACTTAGGAGCCAACCAATATGAAGAGAAAATTGGGCAAAATTTGCGACTTGATCTCTCTCTCAAAATTCAAATCAATGATACCAATGATAAGCTTGAAAATACGGTTGATTATAGTTATGTGTGTGAATATATCACAGAAAAAATAAAAGAACTGAATAAAATTAAACTACTTGAGTTTCTTGCTGAACAGCTGCTCAATTCTATTGGAAGTAAATTCCCGAAAATCGCCGCAGCGCGTATTGCTATTGAAAAGGGCTATGTCCCTCTCCACAACTTTACAGGCAAAATAAAAATAGAAGCTGAAAAAGAATTTTATTAA